A region from the Lolium perenne isolate Kyuss_39 chromosome 4, Kyuss_2.0, whole genome shotgun sequence genome encodes:
- the LOC139830727 gene encoding uncharacterized protein, which produces MSRIHQLQNTRGKELSGVQITAYFLRIRVQPLQARKNPLWTYSGENDANRISDDLSAKDLEKLIRRVSRLAKKDPIPSACRVEPYSSANPLPKNHPTMTSLPPLPEDGEVEERGIVAEDTPGSSIPESEVAGSHKSAASHEKEVESEASESTQSLPPAVSPKNKRKRHDAEDSGTSKAEKAGPSNPKAAYDPYVESLISSDEEEEVPVTDVAPRTSTSRTVLASDTLVEGEETSPPQQDVVTTTPPSSPRVPSPKRARVEKIVDSAPQLGSSSTLLLDDPMIKDLLRIGSQFIGYREYAARAEEKLSEANERVDALAQKLEQSEAARKKAELAASKAKAEVDEAKVKAASVEELQRRLKDAESALDEQKTAQTVREQEIIKRLKSQSRRTLTQTNQDFDLENPVNDPLLDALSLLEFHGREIREGVANASASLSALFPYFFPKKEEPSTFLALAKLFNSSEDLGLKMRQENMKVAVESTVALVADSQQTLDWMKVGDTSQVEHSRWRSLIKAAKPNTKKILAYLGIKPASTPSSSRPEV; this is translated from the exons atgtctcgtatccatcagctgcaaaacactcgaggcaaagaactgtctggtgttcaaatcactgcctacttccttaggattagggtgcagcctcttcaggctcgcaaaaatcccctctggacgtattctggtgaaaacgacgccaatagaatctccgacgatctttccgcaaaggacttggagaagttgatccgaagagtttcccgcttggcaaaaaaggatcctattccttccgcttgtcgcgtggaaccatacagctccgccaatcctctccccaag aaccatcctactatgacttcccttcctcctcttcctgaggatggagaagtcgaagaacggggcatcgttgccgaagataccccaggttcttctattcctgaaagtgaagtcgcgggttcccacaaatctgcggcttcccatgaaaaggaagttgaatctgaggccagtgaatcgacgcaatcccttcctcctgcagtttccccaaagaacaaaaggaaaaggcatgatgccgaggattctggcacttctaaggctgaaaaagctggtccttctaatccgaaggcagcttacgatccttatgttgaatccctcatcagctc tgatgaggaggaagaagtaccagttactgacgtggctcctcgaacaagcacgtcacgtactgtacttgcctcagacacgctagttgaaggagaagaaacgtcgcctcctcaacaagacgtcgtcaccactactccgccatcaagcccccgtgtcccttcaccaaaaagggcaagggttgaaaagattgttgattctgcccctcagttgggcagttcgtcgactctgctcttagatgat cctatgatcaaggatcttctccgcatcgggtcccaatttattgggtaccgtgaatatgccgccagagccgaag aaaaactttcagaggccaacgaacgtgtcgacgcacttgctcaaaaactcgagcaaagtgaggcggctcgcaagaaagctgaacttgctgctagcaaagccaaggccgaggttgatgaagccaaggtgaaagctgctagtgtcgaggaactgcagagaaggctcaaagatgccgaatctgccttagatgagcagaaaactgcacaaactgtgcgtgaacaagagatcatcaagcgtctgaagtcgcaaagtcgacgtacgctga cccaaacaaaccaagattttgatctggagaatcccgtcaatgaccctctccttgatgcactttctcttctggagttccatgggcgcgaaattcgtgaaggcgtggccaatgccagtgcgagtttgtcggcgttgttcccctacttcttcccgaagaaagaggaaccttcgactttccttgcccttgccaaacttttcaattcgtcggaagacctgggattgaagatgcgtcaggagaatatgaaggttgctgtcgagagtactgttgccctggttgctgacagccaacagacgcttgattggatgaaggttggcgacaccagccaggtagagcattcgagatggaggtcgctgatcaaggcagccaagcccaacacgaagaagatcttagcgtatctggggatcaagccagcttcgactcctagctcctcgaggccggaggtctag